The following proteins are encoded in a genomic region of Solea senegalensis isolate Sse05_10M linkage group LG5, IFAPA_SoseM_1, whole genome shotgun sequence:
- the golga3 gene encoding golgin subfamily A member 3 isoform X1, which translates to MEMETTQSEAAQMEASVHKEGHVIKSKEAETHAVEGETQLDHQAQDNLHNAKGNICNGPVSSNVLPNGERPTEGFGAAGDICLNASLTLTAPPQSSSSPLSSQTQEPSPGVAAYPPMMLEKSEGASAEVPFHTGDALQSLKLSMPMQETELSHQTPSLEMENEEKIRLDARRRLEEQLKQYRVQRHKERSHRTSTKSRPFSTLDPELMLHPEALPRANTVAMTKEYSFLRTSVPRGPKLGSLGIPPPKEKKSRSPRPSKIHSLADYKSPENGGGGGGGGGVRTADNTMSSHQSTISSVSTLSEVSVMSEGSTCETDAQPGAQFQDNVSEIDGSESGTRPGNDGNDSDSSSYSSVSTRGTYSLLSAAVERQRVPYTVEGREMTAEAMGQFPSLQEVLQAASEEQHLLELDQQREETAEPRSRRDSFSSSVSLESSVMGHDEMLQVMKEKMRLEGQLESLSSEANQALKEKTELQAQLATVNAQLQAKKEEAQVSQVKQSTLTTEVGTLRQNCSQLEKAMMELQGSLESKNASLASLSNDLKLAEDQYNRLMVKVEEMQNTVTIRDNTVHELRQQMGGLQNQLQQVHLERSTLQSRLKTSQAEIDSLQQVRQWYQQQLALAQEARVRLQSEMANMQTGQMTQIGVLEHLKLENVTLSHQLNETQHRSIKEKERIAVQLQSIEADMLTQEAAYKQIQDAKTMVEDDLQHRLDEFEEEREHLIKLANTASTLERELEQVKLSLSQKDMQLQSLQKEHLELMRQLTTTQENLHTKEQSINQLEARYMELETQLAELQTDSNTKDDNIQYLQNEKIVLEVALQAARADKSQLDESAERLGDDVLVASDVLDQLRQEVQVKASQIEALQQENSTLKKQAQKFKEQYQQQKVMVEAYRRDASSKDQLISELKSTKKRLMEEMKDLRQDLLGVQEEKQKAELEQVRLQREVVRVQEQMNNMEAHLQSIQTERNQLETHIQSLQFDQSQLAAVTQENEVLRKQVEQMEAEAKKAISEQKVRVKRMGTDLTSAQKEMKAKHKAYENAVGILSRRLQETLTDKEAAEAELVKLKAQMSDEGHSQALQEKIKVLQEELQAVTKSKTMLEKELQEVITLTSTELEEYQEKVMELEDELQESRCFKKRIRKLEDANKKLALELEHEKGKLAGLAQSHNTLREHSNILESALAKREADLVQLNLQVQAVLKRKEEEDQQMKQVVQTLQLALEKEKTKVKDLKEQVAAAKAEAAHNRRHYRAAMLELSEIKKDLQAKEDLVKTLQSEAHNLQAQDEQHAQEVSKFQEELAEAHSQLQILQKQLNEELAKQPLTHQEVEDLKWEVEQKQREIEAQKHQVEMMEQCHHRELDNLQTALQSIKVELETVQEDLSSTRKDKFMLQAKVGELRNSMKTVLLQNQQLKLELKQSRLRKQRMEFKSEGNSSNPVTPVKIPDCPVPASLLDELLKPSTSVNKEPLNNLHNCLRQLKEEMDSLQRQMEEHTVTVHESVSSWTNSELGLENNISKSSTALNNMVVENNNEAEQQQQS; encoded by the exons ATGGAAATGGAAACCACTCAATCAGAAGCAGCTCAAATGGAGGCCAGTGTTCATAAAGAGGGCCATGTCATAAAATCCAAAGAGGCTGAAACCCATGCTGTAGAGGGGGAAACACAACTTGATCACCAAGCACAGGATAACTTGCATAATGCTAAAGGGAATATTTGTAATG GTCCTGTCAGTTCAAATGTTCTGCCGAATGGAGAAAGACCAACAGAGGGCTTTGGTgctgcaggtgacatctgtttGAATGCTTCCCTGACTCTGACAGCCCCTCCACAAAGCAGCAGCTCCCCTTTGAGCTCCCAGACCCAAGAGCCATCCCCAGGTGTGGCTGCTTATCCACCCATGATGCTAGAGAAGTCTGAGGGGGCTAGTGCTGAGGTCCCGTTTCACACGGGTGATGCATTGCAGTCGCTCAAACTCAGTATGCCTATGCAGGAGACTGAATTGT CCCACCAGACGCCATCACTGGAGATGGAGAATGAGGAGAAGATTCGTCTGGATGCTCGCCGGCGCCTGGAGGAGCAGCTCAAACAGTATAGAGTGCAAAGACACAAGGAAAGG TCTCACCGCACCTCCACCAAAAGCAGACCATTCAGCACTCTGGATCCAGAGCTCATGCTGCATCCCGAGGCTCTGCCACGTGCCAACACGGTTGCCATGACGAAAGAGTATTCCTTCCTGAGGACCAGTGTCCCACGTGGTCCCAAACTGGGTAGCTTGGGAATTCCCCCTCCTAAGGAGAAGAAGTCCAGGTCACCCCGTCCCAGCAAGATCCACTCTTTGGCAGACTATAAGTCTCCAGAGAacggtggtggaggaggtggtgggggtggaGTAAGGACAGCAGACAACACGATGAGCTCCCACCAGTCCACTATTAGCTCAGTGTCCACATTGTCTGAGGTCAGTGTGATgtcagagggcagcacctgtgagaCAGATGCACAACCTGGTGCTCAGTTTCAAGACAATGTCTCAGAAATTGACGGCAGCGAGTCAGGAACAAGGCCAGGGAACGATGGCAACGACAGCGACAGCTCGTCTTACAGTAGCGTGTCCACCAGGGGGACATACAGTTTGCTCTCTGCAGCTGTCGAAAGGCAGCGAGTGCCCTACACAGTGGAGGGGAGGGAGATGACTGCTGAGGCAATGGGTCAGTTCCCCTCCCTGCAGGAGGTGCTGCAGGCAGCCAGTGAAGAGCAGCACCTGCTGGAGCTGGACCAGCAGAGAGAAGAAACGGCGGAGCCTCGGAGTCGCAGGGACAGTTTCTCCAGCAG TGTGTCTTTGGAGAGTTCCGTGATGGGCCATGATGAAATGCTCCAAGTtatgaaagagaaaatgagactCGAAGGTCAACTGGAATCCTTGTCATCGGAGGCTAATCag GCTCTCAAAGAGAAGACGGAGCTTCAGGCCCAACTGGCTACAGTGAATGCTCAGTTGCAGGCTAAGAAGGAGGAGGCTCAGGTGAGCCAGGTGAAACAGAGCACCCTCACCACAGAGGTTGGCACACTGCGGCAGAACTGCAGCCAGCTAGAGAAGGCCATGATGGAGCTTCAGGGGAGTCTGGAAAGCAAGAATGCCAGTCTGGCTTCTCTGAGCAATGATCTGAAGTTGGCTGAAGATCAGTACAACAGGCTGATGGTGAAGGTGGAGGAGATGCAAAACACTGTGACCATAAGAGATAATACAG TTCATGAGTTGCGTCAGCAGATGGGTGGGCTTCAGAACCAGCTTCAACAGGTTCATCTGGAGCGCAGCACCCTGCAGAGCCGACTGAAGACTTCTCAGGCTGAGATTGACTCGCTGCAGCAGGTCAGACAGTGGTACCAGCAGCAGCTGGCACTGGCCCAGGAGGCAAGAGTCCGTCTGCAAAGTGAAATGGCCAACATGCAG actGGACAGATGACTCAGATTGGTGTTCTGGAACATCTGAAGCTGGAAAATGTGACATTGTCTCACCAGCTCAATGAGACACAACATCGCTCCATTAAAGAAAAAGAGCGTATTGCAGTTCAGCTGCAAAGCATTGAG GCTGACATGCTGACCCAGGAAGCAGCTTATAAACAGATCCAGGATGCAAAGACCATGGTGGAAGATGACCTGCAGCACAGACTGGATGAGTtcgaggaggagagggagcacTTAATAAAATTAGCCAACACAGCCAGCACCTTGGAAAGGGAACTAGAGCAG GTAAAGTTGAGCCTTTCCCAGAAGGACATGCAGCTGCAGTCACTCCAGAAAGAACACCTGGAGCTAATGCGCCAGCTGACAACCACTCAGGAGAACCTGCACACCAAAGAGCAGTCCATCAACCAGCTTGAGGCTCGCTACATGGAACTGGAGACCCAGCTGGCGGAGCTGCAGACGGATAGCAACACCAAGGATGATAATATCCAATATctccaaaatgagaaaattgTCCTGGAGGTAGCGCTGCAAGCAGCACGAGCTGACAAGAGTCAACTTGACGAGAGTGCTGAGCGGCTGGGAGACGATGTGCTGGTGGCCTCGGATGTCTTGGATCAGCTCAGACAAGAAGTCCAGGTCAAAGCCAGTCAG ATTGAAGCTCTCCAGCAAGAAAACAGTACCCTGAAGAAACAGGCACAGAAATTTAAGGAGCAGTACCAACAACAGAAG GTGATGGTGGAAGCATATCGGCGCGACGCCAGCTCCAAGGACCAGTTGATCAGTGAGCTCAAGTCGACCAAAAAGCGCTTGATGGAAGAGATGAAGGACCTGAGGCAGGACCTGCTGGGTGTCCAGGAAGAGAAGCAAAAGGCAGAGCTGGAACAGGTTCGGCTTCAGAGGGAGGTGGTGAGAGTCCAGGAGCAGATGAATAACATGGAAGCTCATCTGCAATCTATTCAGACAGAACGGAATCAGCTAGAAACCCACATCCAG TCTCTACAGTTTGATCAGAGCCAACTAGCAGCAGTTACACAAGAAAATGAAGTCCTCAGGAAACAGGTGGAGCAAATGGAGGCTGAAGCCAAAAA GGCCATCTCAGAGCAGAAGGTGCGCGTGAAGAGGATGGGGACGGATTTGACAAGTGCTCAGAAGGAGATGAAGGCCAAACACAAAGCCTACGAGAATGCCGTGGGCATCCTGAGCAGGAGGCTGCAGGAGACTCTGACTGACAAGGAGGCCGCTGAGGCAGAACtggtcaaactcaaggcccaaatgtcagatgaaggacacagccaGGCCTTACAG GAAAAGATAAAGGTTctgcaggaggagctgcaggctGTGACCAAAAGCAAGACTATGCTGGAGAAGGAGCTGCAGGAAGTCATCACGCTCACCTCTACAGAACTGGAGGAGTATCAGGAGAAGGTCATGGAGCTCGAGGATGAG CTTCAAGAATCGCGGTGCTTCAAGAAGCGGATCAGAAAGTTAGAAGATGCCAACAAGAAGTTGGCTCTTGAGCTGGAGCATGAAAAAGGGAAACTGGCAGGATTGGCACAATCCCACAATACACTGCGGGAGCATTCCAACATTTTGGAATCGGCTCTTGCTAAGAGAGAGGCTGATCTTGTTCAACTCAACTTACAG GTTCAAGCTGTTCTGAAGCGTAAAGAAGAGGAGGACCAGCAAATGAAGCAGGTGGTACAAACTCTCCAGCTTGCcttggaaaaagagaaaaccaaAGTCAAGGACCTAAAGGAACAG gtggcagcagcaaagGCTGAAGCAGCCCACAATAGAAGGCATTACAGGGCAGCCATGCTGGAGTTGTCCGAGATCAAGAAGGACCTGCAGGCCAAAGAGGACCTGGTGAAAACTCTGCAGAGTGAAGCTCACaatctaca GGCTCAGGATGAGCAGCATGCTCAGGAAGTTTCCAAATTCCAGGAGGAGCTGGCTGAGGCCCACTCACAACTCCAGATCCTCCAGAAACAGCTGAATGAGGAGCTGGCCAAGCAGCCCCTCACTCACCAAGAG GTTGAGGACCTGAAGTGGGAGGTggagcagaagcagagagagattGAAGCTCAGAAGCACCAGGTGGAGATGATGGAGCAGTGCCATCACAGAGAGCTGGACAACCTCCAGACAGCTCTGCAG AGCATCAAGGTGGAGCTGGAGACAGTGCAGGAGGACCTGAGCAGCACCAGGAAAGACAAGTTTATGTTGCAGGCCAAAGTGGGTGAGCTGAGGAACAGCATGAAGACGGTCTTGCTGCAGAACCAGCAACTCAAACTGGAGCTCAAACAGAGTCGCCTGAGGAAG CAGCGCATGGAGTTTAAGAGCGAGGGGAACTCATCCAACCCAGTGACACCGGTAAAGATCCCAGACTGTCCAGTGCCTGCCTCCCTGCTGGATGAGTTGTTGAAACCATCAACTTCTGTCAACAAGGAGCCGCTCAACAACCTGCACAACTGTCTCCGGCAGCTCAA ggAGGAGATGGACAGCCTCCAACGGCAGATGGAGGAACACACAGTAACAGTACATGAGTCAGTGAGCTCATGGACAAACTCAGAACTGGGGCTTGAAAACAACATCTCCAAATCATCAACAGCGCTAAATAATATGGTGGTAGAAAATAACAATGaagcagaacagcagcagcaatcatAA